The stretch of DNA CTCGCGATCGGCGACGCGCTCGTCGCGCAGCTGCCGTCGCTGATGCTGTCGATCGCCGCCGCCTCGATCGTCACGCGCGTCACCTCGGACAAGGATCTCGCCGGCCAGATCGGCGGCCAGTTCGGGTCGCCCCGCACCTGGACGCCGGTCGCGGTCATCCTCGCGCTGCTCGGCATCCTGCCCGGCATGCCGCACATGGTGATCCTGCCCGCCGCCGCAATCGCCGGGTTCGCCGCGTGGAAGCTGCGCCAGATCGAGCGCCGCCCTGCCCCGGTAGTGATCGTGCCCGTCGAAACGATCGACCAGTCGAAGATCGGCTGGGAGGAAGTCACCGACGGCATGCAGGTCAATCTCGACATTGGTTACGGCCTGGTGCCGCTCGCCGACGAGCGTCGCGGCTCGCCGCTGATGGGCCGGATCACTGGCGTCCGCCGCCAATTGTCGAAGGAACTGGGCTTCGTCGTGCCGCAGGTCCGCGTTCGCGACGACATCAATTTGGCGCCTTATGTCTACCGCATCCTCGTCAACGGCGTCGTCGTCGGCGAGGACACGGTGTCGCCCGACGAGATGCTCGCGCTCGATACCGGTCAGGCGTATGGCGACCTGTACGGCAAGAAGGTCAAGGACCCGACCTTCGGGCTCGACGCGACCTGGGTCGATGCGAGCGATGCCGATGCCGCGACGGGGGCGGGCTATCTCGTGGTCGATCCCGGCACGGTGATGGCGACGCATCTGAACCATTTGCTCGGCCAGAACGCCGCCGACCTGCTCGGCCAGGACGAAGTGCAGGCTTTGCTCGACGGCCTGAAGGAGCGCGCCGCGCAACTCGTCGCCGCGCTCGCGCCGCTGCCGATCACGACGCTGACGCAGGTGCTGAAGGGCCTGCTGGTGGAGAACGTCCCGCTCAAGGAATTCCGCCGCATCGCCGGCGCCATTGCGGTCGCCGCGCAGCGCACGCAGGACGCCGAGGAGCTCATCGAGATGATCCGTCCCGAGCTCGGCGCGCTCATCATCCAGAAACTGTGCGGCGTGCGCGAACCGCTGCGCGTCATGACGTTGGAGGGTCAATTGGAAGGTCTGCTCGGCCAGGCGATGCGCGCCGATCAATCGCGCCGCCACGTCATCGAACCCGATCTCGGCCGCCGCATCGTCGAGGCGCTGCAACGCGCCGCCGAACCGCTGATCGCCGAGGCCAAACCGTTCGCACTCGTCGTCCAGCCCTCGATCCGCATCGCGATCCGCAAGCTGGTAAGGACCTGCCTGCCCGACACGCCGGTGCTGTCGTTCTTCGAAGTGCCGGAAGAAAAAGCGGTCGAAGTCGTCGCGGTCATCGGTGCGTCCCAGCCGGCGCAGGCCGGAAACTTTGGTCAACAGGCGCTGGCGGCATGAGCGCGCTGCCCATGCGTGACGCGTTCGCGGACGCCCAACCCCTGACCTACCGCCCGCATCAACGTCCCGGCGGCGACGCGAACCAACTCGTCAAACAGCATCTTCCGCTGGTCCGCCGGATCGCGTGGCACGTGCACGGCAGCATGAGCAGCAGCGTCGAGGTCGAGGACCTGATCCAGGTCGGGCTAGTCGCTTTGGTCGAGGCCGCGGCGAATTTCGACGAACGCGGGATGCCGTTCAAGACCTACCTAATCACCCGCCTGCGCGGCAGCATGATCGACGAACTCCGCCGCCAGGCGACGTCCACGCGGGGTGCTATGCGTCGCCGTCGCCAGTACGCCGAGGCGATCTCGGCGCTCACCGCCCGCACGGGGAAAGCCCCGGGAGAGGATATGATCGCAGAGCATATCGGCGTGACGATCGAGAAACTGCGCACCGACTACGTCACCGCCGACGCGATCCGCTTCGACTCGATCGACGAGATGTACGCCGACGACTTGCCCTGGTTCGCCGACGACACCCCGGACGCGTTCGAGCAGCTTGCCGACAGCGACATGCGCGAAGCCCTGATCGCCGCGATCACCGCGCTCCCCGAACGCGAGGCGCAGGTGATCCAGCTATACTATGTCGAGGAGCTCAATCTTGAGGAGATCGGCGAAGTCTTCGGCGTCGGCTCCGCAAGAGTCTGCCAGATCAAGGCTTCCGCCCACGCCAAGCTCAAAAAGGCACTGGCCCGACAACTCTAGGTCGCATTGCCGTAACAGCGGCAGATCCAGGAGAGGCTCTGCGGATCAAGCCGGCAATCCCCAAGAGTGCATCATACCCAAATCACAAGACACGCGACGATGGTCGTTCCTAAGACCATCCCGAGATGCCATAAGCCGTCATCAGGATTTAGCGATTGGGTCTCGGATGCGCTTCAGACACCTCACGCTTCTGGTGACATCGGCCGGTGTCATCGCGGGCCTGCTCGGTATCGGCTATACTGGCTTCAGGAATGCGACGTCGGTGCCGATCGAACGGCGTGCGATCGTCAATGTGGCCGATCTTCCCAAGGGTACCAAGCCCGTTCGCATTGCGCTGCTGTCCGACATCCATGTTGGCAACATCGGGATGCGGCCCGAGCGGTTGGCGGGAATCGTGCAAGCCGTGAATGCGGCCAGCCCCGATATCGTGATGCTCGCGGGCGATTTCGTGGTCGGCGAGCACAAGGAAGGAACCGCCGGGCGCGCGATGAACCTCGCCGCGCTAGCGAAACTGCGCGCACCTGCCGGGGTGTTCGCCGTCCTTGGCAACCACGACCATTGGACTGATCCCGACGCGATCCGACGGACCCTCGCACAGGCTGGGGTCCAGGTGCTCGAGAACACGGCCGTCAGACGCGGACCACTGGCACTTGTCGGGATCGGCGATCGTTTTTCCGGCCATGATGACATTGCCCATGCCGTAGCGCGGGCCGATGCGCTTGGTGGAATACCCGTGGCGTTTACCCATTCGCCGGATCTTGCGCCGGACCTGCCCGCCCGCCTTCACATCCTGCTGGCGGGGCATACCCATTGTGGACAGGTGGTGGCACCCTTGATCGGGCCCATCGTCCGTTACTCGCGGGGGCGGCGCCTATATGATCCAAAATACCGGTGCGGTCGCGTCGAATACATGGCGCGTGTCACCTTCGTCACGGCTGGCGTGGGTTCGGGGACGCTTCCTCTTCGCTTGAACGCGATGCCGGATTGGTGGCTCATCACGGTACGGCCCGGCGCATGACGCACGGTCAAAACGCAATATAGCCTTTCCGATGTCACACAGCGTCCTTTCACGCAAAAACCCCGGCGGCTTGCGCCACCGGGGTTCCCTACCGCCTCGCGGTTGCGACGAGAGGCGGGTCCGACCGGCACCGTCACCCTGCGGGGGGCTGGTGCCGGTGCCGGTCCGGATTAGCCGAGCAGCTTGAGCACGCTCTGCTGGCTCTGGTTCGCCTGGCTCAGCATCGCGGTCGATGCCTGGCTCAGGATCTGTGCCTTGGCGAGCGCGGTCGTCTCTGCCGAGAAGTCGGTGTCTTCGATACGGCTCTTGGCGTCCGACAGGTTGGTCGCGTTCGAGGTCAGGTTGTTGACTGCTGACTGGAGCTGGTTCTGCGACGCGCCGAGCGATGCACGACGGTTCGAGACGGTAGCGATCGCGTTGTCGTAATCCTTCAACGTGGTTTCCGACGACGCTGCAGCGCCCGTCGACGTCACAACCGTCCCTACGCCGCCGCCAGCCGCCATAGCTGGCTGACCTGGAACAGCGGCGGAACCGCCGTTGCCGTCCTGATCAGCGGGGACCTCGGCCTGACCCGGGACCGCTGCCGTACCTGCAGTGTAGACTCCGCTAAGATCGGTACCCAAATTAAGGTTGATCGAGTCGGTTTTGTCCGCGCCTGCCTGAATCTTCACAACAGCACCATCGGTTGGCGCGGTTGCAGCACCGGCCTTACCATCGAACAACTTCACACCGTTGAAGCTCGTGTTCGACAAGACATTAGTGATCTGCTTGGCCAACGCGTCCTGCTCGGTCTTGATGTTGGCGATATCGCTCGCGGAATACGTGCCGTTGCCCTTCTGCACTTCGAGTTCGCGCATGCGCTGCAGGTTGTTCGTGACCTCGTCGAGCGCGCCTTCAGCCGTCTGCGCCATCGAGATGCCGTCATTGGCGTTGCGAATGCCCTGGTTCATGCCCTTGATCTGCGACGTCATCGACGACGAGATGGCGAGGCCGGCGGCGTCGTCCTTCGCCGAATTGATCCGCTTGCCGGTCGACAGACGCTCCATCGAGGTCGCGAGCAGGCCCGATGCCTTGGTCGAAGCGTTCGTCGCGCGCAGCGCCGAGATGTTGGTACCGATGACAGTCATTGCGAAATCTCCGTGATCTTCGACGATCCGCGCCGCCCCCATGGCGAAGTGCCGATCCGTCAAAGGGAGTAACGACCGCATCGGACCGGACTTAAGCGAAAAAATGAGGCCCCCGTCGGGCCTCGCGCGTGCGCGTACGTGAGCCTGCGCCCGTGATCGTGCGCAAGTGTGCCCGCGGAGACGCGCCCGGAAATTATCTGCCGGGACCGGCAGAGTTTAACCGCGCGTTTACCACCAATGCCGCATTCCCCGAATCGTTCAGGGGGAACTTAATGCGCTCAATTTTTCCATCGGCCGCAGTCACTTCGCGGAAATATGCGCTCGTTTCGTCGTTGCGCGCGCAGGGCTTTGGCGTGGGCTCGTTCGAGACCGGGCAGCCCGGCGCGAACGACCTGTTCTTGGTCGCCGATGGCGAGGGTGTCACCGCCCCCGCGCGTACCGTCGTGATTGGCTGCGAAGGGCGTGAAGTGACGCCCTCGCGCGGTGGTTCGCCGGCACGGATCAGCTTTGCCGTCGAGGACACGGCCGTCGGCAACGGCTTTGCGCGCGCTCTGATCGGTGGGCCGGACATGCCGACCGCAGCCGACCCCGAGTCTCTCGCGCTGCTCGCCCTTGCGGAGCGCGTCGCCGCTGCCGACATCACGGTCTTGATCAACGGCCCGACCGGGACCGGCAAGGAAGTGCTTGCCCGTGCCATCCACAATGGCTCGGCGCGCAAGGACAAGCCGTTCATCGCGATCAATTGCGCAGCACTCCCCGAATCGATGCTCGAGGCGCTGCTGTTCGGCCACCAGAAGGGTGCGTTCACCGGCGCGTCGTCGGGGGGCGACGGCTTCTTCCGCGCAGCGAACGGCGGCACGATCCTGCTGGACGAGATCGCCGAGATGCCGCTCCAGTTGCAGGCCAAGCTGCTGCGCGTGCTGCAGGAGCGCGAGGTCGTGCCGCTCGGCGCCTCGGTGCCGCAGCCGATCGACGTCCGCGTGATCGCCTGCGCCAACCGCGACCTGCATGCCGAAGTCGCCGCCGGCCGGTTCCGCGCCGATCTCTATTACCGCCTCGCGGTGTTCCCGCTCGCGACCAAGTCGCTGGCCGAACGCCCGCAGGATATCCCCGCGCTCGCCGCCACGCTGATCCTGCGTCATGCCGGCAACCGCAATGTCATCCCCTGGCCCAGCCATGCGGCGATCGAGCAGCTGATGCTGCACGACTGGCCGGGCAATGTCCGCGAGCTGGAGAACGTGATCCAGCGCGCGCTGCTGTTCTGTGGCGGCGACACGATCGAGGCGAACCACATCGTGTTCGACCGCCCGGTGTCGATGACGTTCCAGCGTACCGCGGTAGTCACGCCCATCACGCCGATTGCAGCGGAGCCTGAAACGCTCGGCAACATCGTCCAGATGAGCGAGTTCGCCGCGATCCGCGAGACGCTGAAGGCATGCAACGGCAGCCGGATCGAGACCGCCAAGCGTCTCGGCATTTCCGAACGCACGCTGCGTTATCGCCTCGCCAAGGCGCGCGAGCAGGGCGACGACATCGGCAGCGTCCATAATTGGGCGGCGTCGGCGTGAGCGGCGTCAGTGGAATAGGCGGCGGCGCGATGAGCGTCGACCGCGTCATGGCGCTGCGCTCGCAGATCCTCGAACGCAACCAGGCGCTGTCGCGGGCCGGGGCGAGCGGAACCGTGGCCCCGACCGAAACGGTCAAGCCGACCAGCTTTGCCGATTCGATGGAAACCGCGCTGAAGAGCGTGAACGACGGCCAGACGCAGGCCGCCAAGCTCAGCGAAAGCTATGAGCGCGGCGAGACCGTCGACATCGCGAAAGTGATGCTCGCCCGCCAGCAGGCCAGCGTGGGCTTCGAGGCGACGTTGCAGGTCCGCAACAAGCTGCTGTCCGCCTACAAGGATATCATGAGCATGCCGGTCTGACATGAGCACCGCACTCATCCCCACTTCGCCGGGCGCGACTGAACGGTTCGCCAACCCCCTCCAGCAGATCAAGGGCGCGTTCGCGCAGCCCGCGGTCCGCCGTTCGCTGCCGATGGCGCTGATGGTCGGGCTGATCGCCGCCGCCGCGCTCGCGTGGATGAGCCTGTCGACGCCGACGCAGAAGACGCTGTTCAGCGGGCTGCCCGATGCCGACAAGGCCGCGGTCACGTCCGCGCTGACGACCGCCAACATCAAGAGCCATATCGACGAGGGTACCGGCGCGCTGACCGTCGGCGAGGAGGATTACAGCCGCGCGAAGATGCTGCTCGCGGGCCAGGGCCTGCCGAAAGCGGCGCCGGGCGGCTATGCGATCCTCGACCAGCTCCCGATGGGCGTGAGCCGTGCGGTCGAAGGCGAACGCCTCCGCCAGGCGCGCGAATCCGAGATGGCCAAGTCGATCGAGGAGATCGACGCGGTCGCCGAGGCGCGCGTGCACCTCGCCATGCCAGAGGCGTCTGTGTTCGTCCGCGACAACGCCGCACCCTCGGCCTCCGTCATCCTGAAGCTGCAGGGCGGCCGGTCGCTGAGTGACGCGCAGGTCAGCTCGATCATCAACCTCGTCGCCTCGTCGGTACCGGGGATGAAGCCCGAGGCGGTGACGATCGTCGACCAGATGGGCGCGCTGCTCACCAAGGCCGGCGGCAATGACGGCGCCGGGGCGGCAAGCGATGCGCGGATCGATATCCAGCGCCGCGTCGAGGACAAGTATCGCACGCAGCTGATCGCGTTGCTCACGCCGCTGGTCGGCGCGGGCAATTTCACCGCGGAAGTGCAGGCCGACGTCAATCTCGACGAGAGCCAAGCGACGCGCGAAAGCTACGAAAAGCAGGGCGTCCTTCGCGCTGAGACGGGCAACTGGACCGGCAACCAGAAGGACGGTGGCGGTGCACCGGGCGGTATTCCGGGTGCGCTGAGCAATACCCCACCCGCGGCCAGCACGTTGTCGGCACCACAGGCCGCGACGGGCAATCCGGGGACGGTCGCACAGCCGGTCGCCGGTGGTGCCGCCCCCGACGCGATGAAGCAGTCCGACCAGTATCAGCGCGCCTACGACCTTGGCCGCGAAGTGTCGATCACGCGGGCTACGCCGGGCGGCGTCAAGCGCCTTTCGGTTGCCGTCCTGCTCCGCGATCCGGAAAAGGGCCGGCGAACCGCGATGGAGATTAACCAGATCAGCGATCTCGTCAAAAGTGCGGTCGGCTTCGACCAGGCGCGCAACGACAACGTCACGGTGATCAGCCGCAAGTTCGCCGGCGTCGACGCGGCCGCGACGAGTGGCCCGGCCTGGTACGACAACGCCTGGCTGCCCGTGCTCGCGCGCAACGGCACGGCGATCCTGATCGCGCTGCTGGTGTTGCTGCTCGGCGTGCGTCCGATCGCCAAGGCGCTGATGAAGAAGCGCGACGATGCCGGCACGCGCCCTGCGCTCGGCCAGCCGATCGGCGCGACGGCCGACGGCATGGCGGTGGCCGCCCCCGTTAGCCTCGACCAGCTCGAGAACACGCGTGGCTATGACGACCGGATCGGCGCGGTCCGCGGCTTCACCCGCGACAATCCCACGCGCGCCGCACTAGCCGTACGCGACATGATCAAGGCGGACGCCAAGTGAGCGAGGTAGCACTTCGCACCTATACCGGCGTCGAGCGCGCCGCCGTGCTGATGATGCTGGTCGGCGAGGAGGAAGCCGCGGCCATCCTCCAGAAGCTCGAACCCGAGGAAGTCCGCCAGCTCGGCGCGGCGATGTTCAAGGTCGCCGACGTATCGGAGCAGGAGGTCGAGGACGTGCTCGACGATTTCGTCGGCCGCGCCCGAGAGCGCACCGCGATCGGCTTCGACCCGCGTCCGCAGATCGAGGCGGTGATGAACCGCGCGCTTGGCCCCGAAAAGGCGGAGAGCGTGCTCGCGCGCATCACCCCGCCTGAAGCCGCCTGCGAACTCGAACTGCTCGACTGGCTCGACGCCCCCGAGATCGCCGCGATGATCGAAAAGGAGCATCCGCAGATCGCCGCCGTCCTGATCGCCAATCTCGACGCGTCGATCGGCGGCCAGGTGCTCGAACTGCTGCCCGACGCGGTTCAGCCCGACATCCTCCACCGCATCGCGCGGCTCGGCCCGATCACGCCCGAGGCGGTCGAGACGCTCAAGACCGTGCTCGCGAACCGCACCGCCGCCGCGCCCGGGTCAGTCGGCGTCACGCTGGGCGGCACGCGCGAGGCCGCCAAGATCCTGTCAGGCGCGCGCAAGGCGACCGAACAGCGCGTCATGCCCAAGCTGTTCAAGATCGACCGCGAAGTGGCCAAGGCGATCGAGGAGGCGATGTTCGTCTTCGACAACCTGCTTGCCCTCGACGACAAGAATCTCGGCACGCTGATCCGCAACGTCGACAGCGAGATCCTGACCAAGTCCTTGAAGGGCGTCGACGAGACGATCCGCACCCGTTTCCTCGGCTGCATGTCCGCGCGCGCCGCCGACGGCATCCGCGACGAGATGGAGGCACGCGGGCCGATGAAGCTCGCCGAAGTGCTCGAGGCGCAAAAGGCGATGATCGCAATCGCCCGCGGCCTGGCGAAGGACGGTACGATCCAGATGGGCGGGGGCGAAGACGATTATGTCTAACGGGTTCACCGCAGGGTTCGCGTCGCGTCACACGACCACCGCGACTATCCTGGCGAGCGCGTTCGCGCCGCCATCCGGGTTCGCGGCGGCCGATGTCCGCGAGCGCGCTGCCGTCCGGCCAGCGACCAGCTTCACGTCGCCGCACTTCACATCGGAGCCGAGCGCGCCGCGCCACTTCAGCCCGGCGGACAAGGACGTGAACCCGACCGCGGGCTGGGATCCGCTCGATCCGGTCAGCGAATCGTCGTTCATCGATCCGCTCGCCGACGCGCACGCCGCCGGCTATGCGGAGGGCCTCGCCGCGGCCGCCGCCGCCGCGCAGGAGACAGCGGTGCGCGACGGTGCGCTGCTCGGCGACCTCGCCGCCGCGCTCGGCACCGACCGGATCGATCGCGAGCGTGTCGCGACCCAGCTCCGCCAGACGGTGCTCTTCCTTGTCTCGAAACTGGTCGGCGAGGTCGGCATCGCGCCCGACGTGCTCGCCGACCGGATCGAGACCGCCGCGGAACTCCTGTCGGATTCCGCCGAATCCGCGCTGCTCCGCGTACACCCGGACGATGTCGCGCTGCTCGATGGCCGGCTGCCAAAGTCGATCTTCGCCGCCGGCGACCCCAGCGTCGCGCGCGGCAGCTTCGTGCTCGAAAGCGCGTCGACGATCGTCGAAGACGGCCCCGAACTCTGGCTCGACCAACTGGCGCAGGCGATCGACCGGGTGCCGGTGCCCAAATGCTGAACCGCTTCACCGCCGACTATCTCGAAACCCTCTCCAACGCCGATTTCGTCGCCAAGCCTAAAGTCTCCGGCCGCCTCGCCTCGTTCGACGGCCTGCTCATGGAAGCGGTCGGGCTGACCCTCCCGGTCGGCACGGTCTGCCAGGTCGGCGAAGGCGCGGCGAGCGTCGAGGCCGAAGTCATCGGCTTCCGCAACGGCCGGACGTTGATGATGAACCTCGGTGGCGCCGCCGCGCTCCTTCCGCGCGCGTCGGTCAAGCCGACCGGCGCGCCGGGCGAGGCCGAGGTCGGTGCGGCATTGCTTGGGCGCGTCGTCGACGGCGCCGGCAAGCCGATCGACGGGCTCGGTCCGATCCGCGGCGCCGGGCGCTGGCCGCTGGCCGGCAAGCTCCAGTCGCCGCTCGATCGCGGCCGCGTGCGCGAACCGCTCGACGTCGGCGTCCGCGCGATCAACGGGCTGCTCACCATCGGCCAGGGCCAGCGCGTCGGCATCATGGCGGGCTCGGGCGTCGGCAAGTCGGTGCTGCTCGGCATGATCGTCCGCGCCGCGCAGGCCGACGTCATCGTCATCGGCCTGATCGGCGAGCGTAGCCGCGAAGTCGCCGACTTCCTGGAAACCAAGGTCGCGGGCGCGGCGCGGAAGCGTTCGGTCGTCGTTGCAGTCCCCGCCAACCACTCCCCCGTCCTTCGCATCCGCGGTGCGCTCCGGGCCCACGCAATCGCCGAATCCTTCCGCGACGAGGGCAAGAAGGTCCTGCTGATCATGGATTCGCTGACTCGCGTCGCGCATGCCGGTCGCGAGATCGGCCTCGCGCTCGGCGAACCCGCTTCCGCACGCGGCTATCCGCCCAGCGCCATCGCGATGCTGCCGAACCTGATCGAGCGCGCCGGCGTCGACGTCCATACCGGCGGCTCGATCACCGCGATCTATACGGTGCTGGCGGACGGCGACGACGGCAACGATCCGGTGGTCGATTCGGCGCGATCGATCCTCGACGGCCACATCGTCCTCAACCGCCAGCTCGCCGAGCGCGGCGTCTATCCCGCGATCGACATCGGCCCCTCGGTCAGCCGCGTGATGACCGACATCGTCCCCTCGCACCACGCCAAGGCCGCGCGGACGTTGCGCCGTCACCTCGCGACGTACGAGGAAAACCGCGATCTCGTGCTCATGGGCGCGTACCGTCACGGTGCCGATCCCGCGATAGACGCGGCGATCGCGTGCCACCCCGCGGTCATGGAATATATCCGCCAGGACGCCGACGAAACCGTCTCGCTCAACGACGCGGTTGCCGAGCTGACCGGCGTGTTCGGCGGCTGACATGGCGGATGCGCGTAGCAGGACGCTGGCGCGCATTCACCGCGTCCGCACGCTCCAGCTCGGCCTGACCCGGGCAGACGAGGCACGCGCGCACGACAAGTTCGCCAGCGAGCAGGCGCTGTCGGGCCGTATCGCGCTGCTCGCCGAAGCGGTCGCACCGGTCCACGAGACGCAGGTCGCCGTCTCGCTCGGCGCCGCCGCGCATTACCGCGACCGTCTGCAACAATCCGCCAACGCCGCCGTCGCGCGCGTGCAGGCAGCCGAATATCACGTCGAGCGCGCTGCCGAGGCGACCCGTGCCGCCAAGCGCGACCAGAGTGCCGTCGAGAAGCTGCTCGCGCGCGCCGACGCCGATGCGGTGCTCAAAGCGATCCGCGCGATGGAAGACGCTCCCGCCTTCCGAAAGGTTCGGCACGATCCTTGCTGAGTGGCGGGCAGACGCCCGAACGCGAGTGCCCGAATGATCCAGACCGCGACCCTTTCCCGTACCGTCCCTCTCCACCCTCGCGCCTCGTCCGCGAAGGTGGGCGGCGAGTTGGGTGATTTTGCGGACGCCTTCGAGCAGGTCAGCGACGAGGCGAAACCCGAACCCCCTGCCACGGCGCCGGAAGACGAGCCCCGGCAGGACGACGCCGTGACCGGCAACGCCTTGCCGCCGCCGACTATTGCCGCCGACCCTGCGTTCGTCTGGCAACCGATCGTGGTAACCGCCGCGCCCGTTTCCGTGGCCGATGCGAGCAACACGGATCGAGCCGGCACCCCGATGATTGGCGGGCAACGCCCGGTCTTCGCGCAATCGCAGCCACAGGCGACTGCGCCGATCGCGGCGCAACCACCTTTGCCCTCCGCAGCGACGCCAGCCGGCGGCTCGTCCGCGATGCAACTCGCCGCCGCGATCATGGCCGCGATGCCCCCGATGAAATCCACCGCACAGGCGATCGATACACCGACCAGGGATACGCCTACCACTGACGTGCCGCGGTGGAGCACACCCGATACGCCCCCCGTTACGCTCGCCGCTGCACAACCCGACGTCGCGCAACCGCAGCCAGGTACGGTCGCCTCGGCGGCGATGGTGTTCGGGGCGGCGATCCAGGCGGCGGCCAAGAAGCGCGGCGAGTCCGATACGCCCGCCGCTCCGTCCGACACGCCGCTCGCTCCGATCGGTGCCGCCGCAACGCACGAGATCAGGGTCGCCGATGCCCAGCAGGCCCCGCTCGACATGCGCCAGGAGCGCTGGCCGCACGCGATGATCGCGCGGATCGAGATGCTCCGCGACGCCGCCGATGCAGTCGACACGCGCATCCGCCTCGTCCCCGACGCGCTCGGCGCGATCGACGTTTCGGTGAAGACGGATGGCGACGTGGTGCGCGTCCACTTCAACGCCGAGCAGGCCGCGACGCGGGCGTTGCTGGCGGAGGCGCAACCGCGGCTTGCCGAACTCGCCGAGGCGCGCGGGTTGAAGCTCGCGCAAGGCGCGCTTGGCGACGGCGGCGCGCACCAGCAGCGCGCGCCCGCAGCGCCACAGACCCCGAATCGCCCTGCCCCGGTCTCGACGGTGATCGCAGACACGCCCGACGACATCCGAATCGCTTGAACCAAAGGACCACGAAACCATGAGCGACGACACAGAAACACCCCCGGCCGCCCCGAAGAAAAAGGGCAAGATGAAGACGATCCTGATCGGCGGTGTCGCCCTGCTCGTGCTGGTCGGCGGCGGCGTCGGCGCGGGCGTCTATGCGTCCAGCGCGGGGCTGCTCGGCGGTGGCAATCACGCCGCCGAAGCCGATGACGGCAAGCCCAAGCTCGTCCCCAAGAGCGAGCAGAAGCACGCGGAGGAAGGCGGCGAAGGCGGCGGTCATGGCGGCGACGAGGCTGCGCCCGAAAACCACGGGATGAAGCCCCCCGCAGGGCAGGGCGGCGACAAATACGCCTCCACCTATTACCCGCTGGAGAAGGATTTCACCTCCAATCTCCAGGACTCGGTGCACTTCGTCCAGGTCGGCGTCGCGGTCTCCACGCCCTATGACGACAC from Sphingomonas sp. HMP9 encodes:
- the flhA gene encoding flagellar biosynthesis protein FlhA: MNRLLSNARASVLPLAILMLVLVMVVPIPAFMLDIFFVANIAISLAVLMVALNAQKPLDFSAFPTVLLFATLFRLGLNVASTRIVLVHGHEGESAAGHVIEAFGTFLIGGDYVVGIFVFAILMIINMIVVTKGAGRVSEVSARFTLDALPGKQMAIDADLNAGLITPDEAKARRVEVSTEADFYGSMDGSSKFVKGDAVAAMLILAANIIGGLILGPVSHGMSIADAAHNYILLAIGDALVAQLPSLMLSIAAASIVTRVTSDKDLAGQIGGQFGSPRTWTPVAVILALLGILPGMPHMVILPAAAIAGFAAWKLRQIERRPAPVVIVPVETIDQSKIGWEEVTDGMQVNLDIGYGLVPLADERRGSPLMGRITGVRRQLSKELGFVVPQVRVRDDINLAPYVYRILVNGVVVGEDTVSPDEMLALDTGQAYGDLYGKKVKDPTFGLDATWVDASDADAATGAGYLVVDPGTVMATHLNHLLGQNAADLLGQDEVQALLDGLKERAAQLVAALAPLPITTLTQVLKGLLVENVPLKEFRRIAGAIAVAAQRTQDAEELIEMIRPELGALIIQKLCGVREPLRVMTLEGQLEGLLGQAMRADQSRRHVIEPDLGRRIVEALQRAAEPLIAEAKPFALVVQPSIRIAIRKLVRTCLPDTPVLSFFEVPEEKAVEVVAVIGASQPAQAGNFGQQALAA
- a CDS encoding FliA/WhiG family RNA polymerase sigma factor, encoding MSALPMRDAFADAQPLTYRPHQRPGGDANQLVKQHLPLVRRIAWHVHGSMSSSVEVEDLIQVGLVALVEAAANFDERGMPFKTYLITRLRGSMIDELRRQATSTRGAMRRRRQYAEAISALTARTGKAPGEDMIAEHIGVTIEKLRTDYVTADAIRFDSIDEMYADDLPWFADDTPDAFEQLADSDMREALIAAITALPEREAQVIQLYYVEELNLEEIGEVFGVGSARVCQIKASAHAKLKKALARQL
- a CDS encoding metallophosphoesterase, which gives rise to MRFRHLTLLVTSAGVIAGLLGIGYTGFRNATSVPIERRAIVNVADLPKGTKPVRIALLSDIHVGNIGMRPERLAGIVQAVNAASPDIVMLAGDFVVGEHKEGTAGRAMNLAALAKLRAPAGVFAVLGNHDHWTDPDAIRRTLAQAGVQVLENTAVRRGPLALVGIGDRFSGHDDIAHAVARADALGGIPVAFTHSPDLAPDLPARLHILLAGHTHCGQVVAPLIGPIVRYSRGRRLYDPKYRCGRVEYMARVTFVTAGVGSGTLPLRLNAMPDWWLITVRPGA
- a CDS encoding flagellin N-terminal helical domain-containing protein, producing MTVIGTNISALRATNASTKASGLLATSMERLSTGKRINSAKDDAAGLAISSSMTSQIKGMNQGIRNANDGISMAQTAEGALDEVTNNLQRMRELEVQKGNGTYSASDIANIKTEQDALAKQITNVLSNTSFNGVKLFDGKAGAATAPTDGAVVKIQAGADKTDSINLNLGTDLSGVYTAGTAAVPGQAEVPADQDGNGGSAAVPGQPAMAAGGGVGTVVTSTGAAASSETTLKDYDNAIATVSNRRASLGASQNQLQSAVNNLTSNATNLSDAKSRIEDTDFSAETTALAKAQILSQASTAMLSQANQSQQSVLKLLG
- a CDS encoding sigma-54 interaction domain-containing protein encodes the protein MRSIFPSAAVTSRKYALVSSLRAQGFGVGSFETGQPGANDLFLVADGEGVTAPARTVVIGCEGREVTPSRGGSPARISFAVEDTAVGNGFARALIGGPDMPTAADPESLALLALAERVAAADITVLINGPTGTGKEVLARAIHNGSARKDKPFIAINCAALPESMLEALLFGHQKGAFTGASSGGDGFFRAANGGTILLDEIAEMPLQLQAKLLRVLQEREVVPLGASVPQPIDVRVIACANRDLHAEVAAGRFRADLYYRLAVFPLATKSLAERPQDIPALAATLILRHAGNRNVIPWPSHAAIEQLMLHDWPGNVRELENVIQRALLFCGGDTIEANHIVFDRPVSMTFQRTAVVTPITPIAAEPETLGNIVQMSEFAAIRETLKACNGSRIETAKRLGISERTLRYRLAKAREQGDDIGSVHNWAASA
- the fliE gene encoding flagellar hook-basal body complex protein FliE; translated protein: MSGVSGIGGGAMSVDRVMALRSQILERNQALSRAGASGTVAPTETVKPTSFADSMETALKSVNDGQTQAAKLSESYERGETVDIAKVMLARQQASVGFEATLQVRNKLLSAYKDIMSMPV
- the fliF gene encoding flagellar basal-body MS-ring/collar protein FliF, whose protein sequence is MSTALIPTSPGATERFANPLQQIKGAFAQPAVRRSLPMALMVGLIAAAALAWMSLSTPTQKTLFSGLPDADKAAVTSALTTANIKSHIDEGTGALTVGEEDYSRAKMLLAGQGLPKAAPGGYAILDQLPMGVSRAVEGERLRQARESEMAKSIEEIDAVAEARVHLAMPEASVFVRDNAAPSASVILKLQGGRSLSDAQVSSIINLVASSVPGMKPEAVTIVDQMGALLTKAGGNDGAGAASDARIDIQRRVEDKYRTQLIALLTPLVGAGNFTAEVQADVNLDESQATRESYEKQGVLRAETGNWTGNQKDGGGAPGGIPGALSNTPPAASTLSAPQAATGNPGTVAQPVAGGAAPDAMKQSDQYQRAYDLGREVSITRATPGGVKRLSVAVLLRDPEKGRRTAMEINQISDLVKSAVGFDQARNDNVTVISRKFAGVDAAATSGPAWYDNAWLPVLARNGTAILIALLVLLLGVRPIAKALMKKRDDAGTRPALGQPIGATADGMAVAAPVSLDQLENTRGYDDRIGAVRGFTRDNPTRAALAVRDMIKADAK